A stretch of the Lactuca sativa cultivar Salinas chromosome 9, Lsat_Salinas_v11, whole genome shotgun sequence genome encodes the following:
- the LOC111879399 gene encoding transcription elongation factor SPT6-like isoform X1: protein MGRKSRMSKQVVKVDRRIEPEDLDDEDDDQYENDGFLVDDLEEDEAGEDSDDAKQKKRKKKRESKKTYVLDEDDYELLQENIPGYHRPKIESENFKRLKKARVDGDEGPSAVFGKEEYDRSGMAKEKLTRTLFGDDDGDSSEDLLDEGKDALLSEDEIADFIVEEVEKTEPAAPSRSVKANKKKSKKSAGHSSRQSVNDIFGGLDDIYKLGPENVSKYSEPNESKEKKVEDEFEPILVPEKYMIKKDEHIRETDIPERMQISEETTGSLPPHDMSIDRESIWILNQFKMGMVPWFHKGGNTSTTTEEGNELPILKDDVKRFLELVHVQKLDVPFIAMYRKEECPSLFKDIQVADEENQDFSDDKPTLRWHKVVWAIMDLDRKWLLFQKRKGALQMYYNKRFDEDRNIYDETRLHLDQKFFESIIKSLNVAETEREIDDVDSKFNLHFPPGDVVDEGEFKRPRRKSQYGICSEAGLREVACKIGYSSEEFGLLISLEQMRMDELEDVEETPDDMASKFTCQTFENPQAVLRGARHMAALEISCEPFVRKHVRGVFMENVTISTSPTVEGKATIDSHHQFAGIKWLKEKPLTKFDDAQWLLIQKAEEDNLIQVSIKLPASSHDKLISDAQEYYVSGGVSKYAQLWNEQRKQIINDAFDGFLLPSMEKEARSLLRSRAKSWLLMEYGRILWKKVSVGPYQKKGQDGNLSKVPARVMACCWGPGRPATTFVMLDSFGEIVDVLSAGSLSIRGQNVNDQQRKKNDQQRIVKFMMDHKPDVVVLGAVNVPCSRLKEDITEIIQKALEDSSEDGLSVVYGDESLPRLYENSNISSEQFPSQSGIVKRGIALGRYLQNPLTMAATLCGPGKEILSWKLSPLESFITSDEKYSIVEQIMVDATNQVGVELNLAITHEWLFAPLQFISGLGPTKAVSLQRSLIRSGSICTRKDLLTHGLGRKVFINSVGFLRVKRSGNATSSSQSFDLLDDTRIHPESYNLAEELAKEIYRADAQDDVAVNDDDDDVIETAMEHVRENPDLLKSLDIDSYAKSKKREDKKETFNLIKQELINGFQDWRREYVEPSQDEEFLMISGETESTLSEGRIVRATVRRVLPQRAICSLESGLSGMLNKEDYSDDLNDEELTEKLKEGDVLTCKIKSVVKDRYQVYLSCKENVMRSKWVSQNDKPVDPYYNEVRDSSGEKPPTPSGSSSSSKVKEITKKLFKPRMIAHPRFKNVTIDEAIELLAEKEAGESVFRPSSRGASYLTLTLKVYNGVYAHKDILEGGKEHKDITSLLRLGKTLKIGEDVFANLDEVIAGYAEPLAGHLKKMLGYRMFKHGTKAEVDEILRKEKSEHPSRIVYSFGVSHEHPGTFILTYIRTSNAHHEYIGLYPKGFRFRKNMFEEVDRLVTYFQQHIDDPRERPGDSAGWGGGGDDGGGRGRGRGGRGRGRGRGRGRGRGNDSENENQDSGYGDGGGSSWGGGGGGGGGSSWGGGGGGGGSWGQKASDSGDANKDADDSGWGGSKKSTQAGESGGWSGGASGGWGQKSNNSGSGDANKDADSGGWGGTKKSTDGGGWSGGGGDGSWGKKNSGADDSNKEADSGGWGGSKKSTGGDAGGGWSGGGGGSWGQKNSGASGSGGADKDADSTGWGGGKKSAGGDASGGWSSGGGAGGGGGGSSWGQKNSGASGSGDANKDADNTGWGGGKKSTGGGWSGGGGGSWGQKDSGTSGLGGADKDADSTGWGGSKKNTGGGDASGGWSGGGASGGGGGSWGLKNSGSFGSGDGNKDADGTGWGGSKKSTGGGAIGGWSGGGGASGGSDDGESGGWSGGGGGRGASGGWSGGGGGGRGGRGGRGGWSGGGGASGGSDGGESGGWSGGGGRGGWSGGGSRGDGGGGRGGWSGGGGASGGSDGGESGGWSGGGGGRGGWSGGSGRGGWSGGGGRGGGGSAGGGGWGSKNNSASGLGDANKDADNNSGWGKKSSGGGGW from the exons ATGGGCAGAAAATCCAGAATGTCAAAACAAG TAGTCAAAGTCGACCGGAGGATAGAGCCTGAAGACCTTGACGATGAAGACGATG ACCAGTATGAGAATGACGGTTTCTTAGTGGACGATCTTGAAGAAGATGAGGCCGGGGAGGACAGTGATGATGCTAAGCAAAAGAAGAGGAAGAAAAAGAG AGAATCAAAGAAGACTTATGTTCTGGATGAAGATGACTATGAGCTCCTTCAAGAAAACATCCCTGGCTATCATCGCCCAAAAATT GAAAGTGAAAACTTCAAGCGGCTGAAGAAAGCAAGGGTTGATGGTGATGAAGGACCATCAGCGGTTTTTGGTAAGGAAGAATATGACAGAAGTGGAATGGCTAAGGAGAAGCTAACACGTACTTTATTTGGGGATGATGATG GTGATAGCTCTGAAGATCTGCTGGATGAGGGGAAGGATGCTTTGCTCAGTGAGGATGAAATAGCCGATTTCATTGTTGAAGAAGTCGAAAAAACTGAACCTGCTGCTCCATCGAG GAGTGTCAAAGCTAACAAGAAAAAATCAAAGAAGTCTGCAGGACACTCTTCAAGGCAGAGTGTTAATGACATATTTGGTGGTCTTGATGACATCTACAAGTTGGGGCCAGAAAATGTTAGCAAATACAGTGAACCCAATGAATCGAAGGAAAAAAAGGTTGAAGATGAGTTTGAACCAATTCTTGTTCCAGAGAAGTACATGATCAAGAAGGATGAGCACATCAGGGAGACAGATATTCCAGAAAGAATGCAG aTTTCTGAGGAAACCACTGGTTCTCTACCACCACATGATATGAGCATAGACAGGGAGAGCATCTGGATTCTTAATCAATTCAAAATGGGCATGGTACCTTGGTTTCACAAAGGAGGTAATACAAGTACAACAACTGAAGAAGGAAATGAGTTGCCTATACTTAAAGACGATGTTAAAAGGTTTTTGGAGCTTGTGCATGTTCAGAAATTAGAT GTTCCTTTTATTGCTATGTATAGAAAGGAGGAGTGTCCTAGTCTTTTTAAGGATATACAAGTAGCTGATGAGGAGAATCAAGATTTCTCTGATGATAAACCCACGCTGAGGTGGCACAAGGTGGTTTGGGCTATCATGGATCTTGACAGAAAGTGGTTGCTATTTCAAAAACGAAAAGGTGCTCTACAAATGTACTACAACAAGCGTTTTGATGAAGACCGAAACATATACGATGAAACACGCCTTCATTTAGATCAAAAGTTTTTTGAGTCGATTATCAAGTCACTCAATGTAGCAGAAACAGAAAGGGAAATCGATGATGTGGACTCAAAGTTCAACCTCCACTTCCCGCCAGGTGATGTTGTAGATGAAGGAGAATTCAAGAGACCAAGAAGAAAATCACAATATGGGATTTGCAGTGAAGCTGGATTGCGTGAAGTTGCTTGCAAAATCGGCTATAGTTCTGAAGAATTTGGATTATTGATCTCTCTTGAACAAATGAGAATGGATGAACTTGAGGATGTTGAAGAAACACCAGATGACATGGCATCAAAGTTTACATGTCAAACGTTTGAGAATCCACAAGCTGTGCTCAGAGGAGCTAGACACATGGCTGCACTTGAGATTAGCTGTGAGCCATTTGTCAGGAAACATGTTCGGGGGGTATTTATGGAAAATGTAACAATATCAACAAGCCCCACTGTTGAAGGGAAGGCAACCATAGATTCCCATCATCAATTTGCAGGGATTAAGTGGTTAAAAGAAAAACCTTTGACAAAATTCGATGATGCACAGTGGCTTCTTATTCAAAAAGCTGAAGAGGACAACCTGATTCAAGTTTCAATCAAGCTTCCCGCATCTTCACACGATAAATTAATAAGTGATGCTCAGGAGTATTATGTGAGTGGTGGTGTGAGCAAATACGCACAGTTATGGAATGAACAAAGGAAACAAATAATCAATGATGCTTTTGATGGTTTTCTTCTACCTTCAATGGAGAAGGAAGCAAGATCTTTATTGAGAAGTAGAGCGAAAAGCTGGTTGTTAATGGAATATGGAAGGATATTATGGAAGAAAGTCTCGGTGGGGCCGTATCAGAAGAAGGGACAAGATGGGAATTTATCAAAAGTTCCAGCGAGAGTCATGGCATGCTGTTGGGGTCCCGGAAGGCCTGCAACCACTTTTGTGATGTTGGATTCATTTGGTGAAATTGTTGATGTTTTATCTGCGGGATCTCTCAGTATCCGTGGTCAAAATGTGAATGATCAACAAaggaagaaaaacgatcaacaacgGATTGTGAAGTTCATGATGGATCACAAACCTGATGTTGTTGTTTTGGGAGCTGTGAATGTGCCCTGCAGCAGGCTGAAAGAGGATATTACTGAG ATAATTCAGAAGGCGCTAGAAGATAGCTCAGAAGATGGACTAAGCGTTGTATATGGTGACGAGTCTCTACCCCGTTTGTATGAAAATTCAAATATATCATCTGAGCAGTTTCCGTCTCAATCTG GCATTGTGAAGCGTGGTATTGCACTTGGACGATACCTTCAAAACCCGTTAACGATGGCTGCAACTCTTTGTGGGCCCGGGAAAGAGATATTATCCTGGAAACTTAGTCCTTTAGAGAGCTTTATAACTTCGGATGAGAAGTACAGCATAGTTGAACAAATCATGGTAGATGCAACCAACCAAGTTGGGGTGGAGTTAAATTTGGCCATAACCCACGAATGGTTGTTTGCTCCTCTACAGTTCATTTCTGGGCTGGGACCCACAAAAGCGGTTTCTTTACAAAGATCTTTAATTCGGTCGGGTTCGATATGCACCCGGAAGGATCTGTTGACCCATGGTCTTGGCAGAAAGGTGTTCATAAATTCGGTTGGTTTCTTACGTGTAAAAAGAAGTGGGAATGCCACTAGCAGTAGCCAATCGTTTGATTTGCTAGATGATACAAGAATTCACCCGGAGTCGTATAATTTAGCTGAGGAATTGGCTAAAGAGATTTATCGTGCAGATGCCCAAGATGATGTAGCTgtgaatgatgatgatgatgatgtcatCGAGACAGCAATGGAGCATGTGAGGGAAAATCCGGACCTATTGAAGAGTCTTGACATTGACTCATATGCCAAATCCAAGAAACGGGAAGATAAAAAAGAGACTTTTAACCTTATAAAACAAGAACTGATAAACGGGTTTCAAGATTGGCGAAGAGAGTATGTAGAACCGAGTCAGGACGAGGAGTTCTTGATGATTTCTGGGGAGACGGAGAGCACGCTTTCGGAAGGAAGAATCGTGCGGGCTACGGTCCGTCGTGTGCTACCTCAGAGGGCGATATGTAGTCTTGAGTCCGGGTTGAGTGGTATGCTCAACAAGGAAGATTATAGTGATGATTTAAACGATGAAGAGTTGACTGAGAAGTTGAAGGAAGGTGATGTTTTGACTTGCAAGATCAAGTCAGTTGTGAAAGATAGGTATCAGGTTTACCTTAGTTGTAAGGAAAATGTTATGAGGAGTAAGTGGGTGTCGCAAAATGACAAACCCGTGGATCCGTATTATAATGAAGTTCGCGACAGTTCAGGGGAAAAGCCTCCGACTCCgagtggtagtagtagtagtagtaaagTTAAGGAGATAACAAAGAAGCTTTTCAAGCCAAGAATGATTGCTCATCCTCGCTTCAAGAATGTTACTATAGATGAAGCCATAGAG TTACTGGCGGAGAAAGAAGCCGGTGAGAGTGTTTTCCGGCCTAGCTCTCGTGGAGCCTCATATTTAACGTTAACACTCAAAGTCTACAACGGGGTGTATGCTCACAAGGACATTCTAGAAGGTGGAAAAGAGCATAAGGACATTACAAGCTTGCTTCGTCTTGGGAAAACACTTAAAATAGGAGAGGATGTGTTTGCTAACCTTGATGAG GTAATTGCGGGATATGCGGAACCCTTGGCAGGACATTTGAAGAAAATGTTAGGCTACCGGATGTTTAAGCATGGGACAAAAGCTGAAGTAGATGAGATATTGAGGAAGGAAAAGTCGGAGCACCCTTCAAGAATTGTttattcttttggtgtctctcATGAACATCCGGGGACATTCATTCTGACATACATAAGGACTTCCAACGCGCATCATGAGTATATTGGATTGTATCCAAAAGGGTTTAGATTCCGGAAGAATATGTTTGAGGAAGTTGATCGGTTGGTAACATATTTTCAACAACATATTGATGATCCCCGTGAACGTCCTGGGGATTCTGCTGGCTGGGGCGGGGgcggtgatgatggtggtggtcgtGGCAGGGGAAGAGGAGGAAGAGGTAGGGGGCGGGGGAGAGGGCGTGGACGTGGCAGGGGAAATGATTCTGAGAATGAAAACCAGGATTCAGGTTATGGAGATGGTGGTGGCAGCAGTTGgggtgggggtggtggtggaggtggcggCAGTAGTTGgggtgggggtggtggtggtggtggcagttgGGGGCAAAAGGCTTCTGATTCAGGTGATGCCAACAAGGATGCAGATGATAGTGGGTGGGGTGGCAGCAAGAAAAGTACTCAGGCAGGAGAAAGTGGTGGATGGTCTGGTGGTGCAAGTGGTGGTTGGGGACAGAAAAGTAACAATTCTGGTTCAGGAGATGCCAACAAGGATGCAGATAGTGGTGGGTGGGGTGGCACTAAGAAAAGTACTGATGGTGGTGGATGGTCTGGTGGCGGTGGCGATGGAAGTTGGGGGAAGAAGAATAGTGGTGCTGATGATTCAAACAAGGAAGCTGATAGCGGTGGGTGGGGTGGCAGCAAGAAAAGTACTGGTGGTGATGCAGGTGGTGGATGGTCTGGTGGCGGTGGCGGTAGTTGGGGACAGAAGAATAGTGGTGCTTCTGGTTCAGGCGGTGCCGACAAGGATGCAGATAGTACTGGGTGGGGTGGAGGCAAGAAAAGTGCTGGTGGTGATGCAAGTGGTGGTTGGTCCAGTGGTGGGGGGGCaggtggcggtggcggtggcaGCAGTTGGGGACAGAAGAATAGTGGTGCTTCTGGTTCAGGCGATGCCAACAAGGATGCAGATAATACAGGGTGGGGTGGCGGAAAGAAAAGTACCGGTGGTGGATGGTCCGGTGGCGGTGGTGGCAGTTGGGGACAGAAGGATAGTGGTACTTCTGGTTTAGGCGGTGCCGACAAAGATGCAGATAGTACTGGGTGGGGTGGCAGCAAGAAAAATACTGGTGGTGGTGATGCAAGTGGTGGATGGTCTGGTGGAGGTGCaagtggcggtggtggtggcagTTGGGGGCTGAAGAATAGTGGTTCTTTTGGTTCAGGCGATGGCAACAAGGATGCAGATGGTACTGGGTGGGGTGGCAGCAAGAAAAGTACTGGTGGTGGTGCAATTGGCGGATGGTCTGGCGGTGGTGGTGCAAGTGGTGGCAGTGATGATGGTGAAAGTGGTGGATggtctggtggtggtggtggccgtGGTGCAAGTGGTGGATggtctggtggtggtggtggtggccgtGGTGGTCGTGGTGGCCGTGGTGGATGGTCTGGAGGTGGTGGTGCAAGTGGCGGCAGTGATGGCGGTGAAAGTGGTGGATGGTCTGGTGGTGGTGGCCGTGGTGGATGGTCTGGTGGTGGCAGccgtggtgatggtggtggtggtcgtGGGGGATGGTCTGGAGGTGGTGGTGCAAGTGGCGGCAGTGACGGCGGTGAAAGTGGTGGATGGTCTGGTGGTGGCGGTGGCCGTGGTGGATGGTCTGGTGGCAGTGGCCGTGGTGGATGGTCTGGAGGTGGTGGCCGTGGTGGTGGCGGCAGtgctggtggtggtggttgggggTCGAAAAATAACAGTGCATCTGGCTTAGGTGACGCCAACAAGGATGCAGATAACAACAGTGGATGGGGTAAGAAAAGCTCTGGGGGTGGTggttggtga